From Cellulosimicrobium cellulans, the proteins below share one genomic window:
- the trhA gene encoding PAQR family membrane homeostasis protein TrhA: MDRPTDRDRTPSAPTADAGHTLAPGSGALENVRESVGDAVEKVAETVKPRLRGWIHAGTFPFVLVASIVLVVVAPPVAGKVSCAIFGLSACLLFGTSAVYHRGTWSPRVAGVLRRADHSNIFLIIAGTYTPLAVLLLPQRTATILLAIVWGGAVLGLLARILWLDAPRWVYVPIYVALGWVAVGYMPQFWTTTNGPAIVWLVAAGGLAYTLGAVVYGIKKPNPSPRWFGFHEIFHVLTVVGFTCHYIAIMLAAVAAR, translated from the coding sequence GTGGACCGACCGACCGACCGCGACCGCACCCCGAGCGCGCCCACCGCCGACGCCGGACACACCCTCGCGCCCGGCAGCGGCGCGCTGGAGAACGTCCGCGAGAGCGTGGGCGACGCCGTCGAGAAGGTCGCCGAGACGGTCAAGCCCCGACTCCGGGGCTGGATCCACGCGGGGACGTTCCCCTTCGTCCTCGTGGCGAGCATCGTCCTCGTCGTCGTCGCACCCCCGGTCGCGGGCAAGGTGTCGTGCGCGATCTTCGGGCTCAGCGCGTGCCTCCTCTTCGGCACGAGCGCGGTCTACCACCGCGGCACGTGGTCGCCGCGCGTCGCCGGGGTGCTCCGCCGCGCCGACCACTCGAACATCTTCCTCATCATCGCCGGCACCTACACGCCCCTCGCCGTGCTCCTGCTCCCCCAGCGGACCGCGACGATCCTGCTCGCGATCGTGTGGGGCGGCGCCGTCCTCGGCCTCCTCGCCCGGATCCTCTGGCTCGACGCCCCCCGCTGGGTGTACGTGCCCATCTACGTCGCCCTCGGGTGGGTCGCGGTGGGCTACATGCCGCAGTTCTGGACCACGACGAACGGGCCGGCGATCGTCTGGCTCGTCGCCGCGGGCGGCCTCGCCTACACCCTCGGCGCCGTCGTCTACGGCATCAAGAAGCCGAACCCCAGCCCCCGCTGGTTCGGGTTCCACGAGATCTTCCACGTGCTCACCGTCGTCGGCTTCACGTGCCACTACATCGCGATCATGCTCGCGGCGGTCGCGGCGCGCTGA
- a CDS encoding AI-2E family transporter, translated as MSAQADQHRTPDPLPPGRPGATAVPDSVRSAAAWSWRLLLIGLTIAAGLWLVTQLKVIVVPIAVALLLTVLLTPVQRFFRRHLRMSRGLASGASLVALIVVVAGLVAIAGQQIVSGFQDLRDQAVEGFEQFTEWLADGPLGLDSTTISHWLDQAGTAVSENQDSIVSGALGAATTIGHVVAGALIALFCTFFFLLDGRTIWSWVVGLLPLRARDNVHQAGRRGIVTLAAYTRTQILVAAVDAVGIGVGAAFFVPSLALPLGILVFVGSFIPIVGAIVTGSIAVLVVLVAQGWVQALVMLGIVLLVQQIEGHILQPFLMGHAVSLHPVAVLLVVAAGSFAAGIVGALFAVPIAAVLNTVVLYLHGHDKFPELGTDDRVVVRGSPQPPVIARAEADLEDVGARRRSRAGAGEDSAVVEPQDAGPVEDSPGETR; from the coding sequence GTGAGCGCGCAGGCCGACCAGCACAGGACCCCCGACCCGCTTCCTCCCGGGCGCCCCGGCGCGACGGCGGTGCCCGACTCGGTGCGCTCGGCCGCCGCCTGGTCGTGGCGGCTCCTGCTCATCGGCCTGACGATCGCGGCCGGCCTCTGGCTCGTCACGCAGCTCAAGGTGATCGTCGTCCCCATCGCGGTGGCGCTCCTGCTCACGGTGCTGCTCACGCCGGTCCAGCGCTTCTTCCGGCGCCACCTGCGCATGTCGCGCGGTCTCGCGTCCGGCGCGTCGCTCGTCGCGCTCATCGTCGTCGTCGCGGGGCTCGTGGCCATCGCGGGGCAGCAGATCGTCAGCGGCTTCCAGGACCTGCGCGACCAGGCCGTCGAGGGGTTCGAGCAGTTCACCGAGTGGCTCGCCGACGGTCCGCTCGGGCTCGACTCGACGACGATCTCGCACTGGCTCGACCAGGCCGGGACCGCGGTGTCCGAGAACCAGGACTCGATCGTCTCCGGCGCGCTGGGCGCGGCCACGACGATCGGCCACGTGGTCGCCGGCGCCCTCATCGCGCTGTTCTGCACGTTCTTCTTCCTGCTCGACGGGCGCACGATCTGGTCCTGGGTGGTCGGGCTGCTGCCCCTGCGTGCCCGCGACAACGTCCACCAGGCCGGTCGCCGCGGCATCGTGACGCTCGCCGCGTACACGCGCACGCAGATCCTCGTGGCCGCGGTCGACGCCGTCGGCATCGGCGTCGGCGCCGCGTTCTTCGTCCCGTCGCTCGCGCTGCCGCTGGGCATCCTCGTGTTCGTCGGGTCGTTCATCCCGATCGTCGGTGCCATCGTCACCGGCTCGATCGCGGTGCTCGTCGTGCTGGTCGCACAGGGCTGGGTCCAGGCGCTCGTCATGCTCGGCATCGTGCTGCTCGTGCAGCAGATCGAGGGCCACATCCTCCAGCCGTTCCTCATGGGCCACGCGGTCTCGCTGCACCCGGTCGCCGTGCTGCTCGTCGTCGCGGCGGGCAGCTTCGCCGCGGGGATCGTCGGCGCGCTCTTCGCGGTCCCGATCGCGGCGGTCCTCAACACCGTCGTCCTCTACCTGCACGGGCACGACAAGTTCCCCGAGCTCGGGACGGACGACCGCGTCGTGGTGCGGGGGAGCCCGCAACCGCCGGTCATCGCGCGCGCGGAGGCGGACCTCGAGGACGTCGGCGCGCGCCGTCGGTCCCGCGCGGGCGCCGGTGAGGACTCCGCCGTCGTCGAGCCGCAGGACGCGGGCCCCGTGGAGGACTCGCCCGGGGAGACTCGGTGA
- the greA gene encoding transcription elongation factor GreA, producing the protein MTDTTVTWLTQEAHDRLQAELAHLSGEGRTEIAERIAAARDEGDLKENGGYHAAREEQAKNEARIRELTEKLRNVQIGTPPDDGMVEPGMVVTAVVAGDEMTFLLGSREIAGTTDLDVYSPTSPLGAAINGKTVGDETTFTAPNGNEIAVKIVTAKPFEG; encoded by the coding sequence GTGACCGACACCACCGTCACCTGGCTGACCCAGGAGGCGCACGACAGGCTGCAGGCCGAGCTCGCCCACCTGTCCGGCGAGGGCCGCACCGAGATCGCGGAGCGCATCGCCGCCGCGCGTGACGAGGGCGACCTCAAGGAGAACGGCGGCTACCACGCCGCCCGCGAGGAGCAGGCCAAGAACGAGGCCCGCATCCGTGAGCTCACCGAGAAGCTGCGCAACGTGCAGATCGGCACGCCGCCCGACGACGGCATGGTCGAGCCCGGCATGGTCGTCACCGCGGTCGTCGCGGGCGACGAGATGACGTTCCTCCTCGGCTCGCGCGAGATCGCCGGCACGACCGACCTCGACGTGTACTCGCCGACGTCGCCGCTCGGTGCCGCGATCAACGGCAAGACCGTCGGCGACGAGACGACCTTCACCGCGCCGAACGGCAACGAGATCGCCGTGAAGATCGTCACCGCCAAGCCCTTCGAGGGCTGA
- a CDS encoding isoprenyl transferase, giving the protein MRLPRPVYGLYERRLAATLSRESVPRHVGVILDGNRRWARSFGESTATGHRRGADKITEFLGWSEDQGVEVVTLWMLSTDNLSRSQEELSALLDIIEDAVRDLADSGRWRLRVMGRLDLLPERLAGALREAQQRTASVDGLQVNVAIGYGGRHEIADAVRSYLREQAAAGARLQDLAENLDVEHIEEHLYTKGQPDPELVIRTSGEQRLGGFLLWQSAHSEFYFCEAYWPDFRRVDYLRALRAYSQRERRLGR; this is encoded by the coding sequence GTGCGCCTGCCCCGCCCTGTCTACGGACTCTACGAGCGTCGTCTCGCCGCGACCCTCTCGCGCGAGAGCGTGCCGCGCCACGTGGGCGTCATCCTCGACGGCAACCGCCGGTGGGCGCGCTCGTTCGGCGAGTCGACGGCGACCGGCCACCGCCGGGGTGCCGACAAGATCACGGAGTTCCTCGGCTGGAGCGAGGACCAGGGCGTCGAGGTCGTGACGCTGTGGATGCTCTCGACCGACAACCTCTCGCGCTCGCAGGAGGAGCTCTCCGCGCTGCTCGACATCATCGAGGACGCGGTGCGCGACCTCGCCGACTCCGGTCGCTGGCGCCTGCGGGTCATGGGCCGCCTCGACCTGCTCCCCGAGCGCCTCGCGGGCGCGCTCCGCGAGGCGCAGCAGCGCACGGCCTCGGTCGACGGGCTCCAGGTGAACGTGGCGATCGGCTACGGCGGCCGGCACGAGATCGCCGACGCCGTGCGCTCGTACCTGCGCGAGCAGGCGGCCGCGGGCGCGCGGCTGCAGGACCTCGCGGAGAACCTCGACGTCGAGCACATCGAGGAGCACCTGTACACCAAGGGACAGCCGGACCCGGAGCTCGTCATCCGCACCTCGGGCGAGCAGCGGCTCGGCGGCTTCCTGCTCTGGCAGAGCGCGCACTCGGAGTTCTACTTCTGCGAGGCCTACTGGCCGGACTTCCGGCGCGTGGACTACCTGCGCGCGCTGCGCGCCTACTCCCAGCGCGAGCGTCGCCTCGGCCGCTGA
- the mca gene encoding mycothiol conjugate amidase Mca, with translation MAEPAAGSTTHRAQPETLRLLAVHAHPDDESSKGAATAARYAAEGVDVLVATCTGGERGDILNPSFGEGPEGIEGMRALRRVEMASAARALGVRQQWLGFVDSGLPEGDPLPPLPEGSFGLVPLEEAAAPLVELVREFRPHVVTTYDPSGGYPHPDHVMCHRVAFEAFHAAGDPDRYRREGGAAPWSPLKLYYNHDFSMNRIRTLHEAMQGAGLESPFGDWVESRSAREIPEREVTTRVHVARYYAQRDAALIAHASQIDPDGFFFAIPRDLEVDVWPFEEFELAESRVPTQLPEDDLFAGVRELVASEEAAS, from the coding sequence GTGGCCGAACCCGCGGCCGGATCGACCACCCACCGCGCGCAGCCGGAGACGCTCCGTCTCCTGGCCGTGCACGCCCACCCCGACGACGAGTCGAGCAAGGGCGCCGCGACGGCCGCCCGCTACGCGGCCGAGGGCGTCGACGTGCTCGTCGCGACGTGCACCGGGGGCGAGCGCGGCGACATCCTCAACCCCAGCTTCGGCGAGGGGCCCGAGGGCATCGAGGGCATGCGCGCGCTGCGCCGCGTCGAGATGGCGTCGGCGGCGCGCGCGCTCGGCGTCCGCCAGCAGTGGCTCGGCTTCGTCGACTCGGGGCTCCCGGAGGGCGACCCGCTGCCCCCGCTGCCCGAGGGCTCGTTCGGCCTGGTCCCGCTCGAGGAGGCGGCCGCGCCGCTCGTCGAGCTCGTGCGGGAGTTCCGGCCCCACGTCGTGACGACGTACGACCCGTCGGGCGGGTACCCCCACCCCGACCACGTCATGTGCCACCGCGTCGCGTTCGAGGCGTTCCACGCCGCGGGCGACCCCGACCGCTACCGCCGCGAGGGCGGGGCGGCTCCCTGGTCGCCGCTCAAGCTCTACTACAACCACGACTTCTCGATGAACCGCATCCGCACGCTGCACGAGGCGATGCAGGGCGCGGGGCTCGAGTCGCCGTTCGGCGACTGGGTCGAGTCGCGGTCCGCGCGGGAGATCCCGGAGCGCGAGGTCACGACCCGCGTCCACGTCGCGCGCTACTACGCGCAGCGTGACGCCGCGCTCATCGCGCACGCCTCGCAGATCGACCCGGACGGCTTCTTCTTCGCGATCCCGCGCGACCTCGAGGTCGACGTGTGGCCGTTCGAGGAGTTCGAGCTCGCCGAGTCGCGCGTGCCCACGCAGCTGCCCGAGGACGACCTGTTCGCCGGCGTCCGCGAGCTCGTCGCGAGCGAGGAGGCGGCCTCGTGA
- a CDS encoding carbon-nitrogen hydrolase family protein, which produces MATGARVTIGQLEVSADHAANLVTVGAAFREAARVRADLLVLPEYAAGFDPRGTGVEHAEPLDGPFVTTLCRLAREQGVAAIAGTLVPGSAAGRAVNVVVAVDASGGLVGTYRKVHLYDAFGHRESDRLDAGDPAAPPLVLPVGDLTFGVMTCYDLRFPESARRLVDAGADVLVVPAAWAAGDLKADQWRTLARARAIENTAVVLAVGQAGKGVTGRSLLVGPDGQVGLELGERAELRSADLDPAALASVRERNPSLANRRYAVVPRD; this is translated from the coding sequence ATGGCCACCGGGGCGCGGGTCACGATCGGCCAGCTCGAGGTCTCCGCCGACCACGCGGCCAACCTCGTCACGGTCGGTGCCGCGTTCCGGGAGGCGGCGCGCGTGCGCGCGGACCTGCTCGTGCTGCCCGAGTACGCGGCGGGGTTCGACCCCCGGGGCACGGGCGTCGAGCACGCCGAGCCGCTCGACGGGCCGTTCGTGACGACCCTGTGCCGGCTCGCGCGCGAGCAGGGGGTCGCCGCGATCGCAGGCACCCTCGTGCCCGGCAGCGCGGCGGGACGTGCGGTCAACGTGGTGGTCGCCGTCGACGCGTCCGGCGGGCTCGTGGGCACGTACCGCAAGGTCCACCTCTACGACGCGTTCGGGCACCGCGAGTCCGACCGGCTCGACGCCGGCGACCCGGCAGCACCGCCGCTGGTCCTGCCCGTGGGTGACCTGACCTTCGGCGTCATGACCTGCTACGACCTGCGGTTCCCCGAGAGCGCGCGGCGTCTCGTCGACGCCGGTGCGGACGTGCTCGTCGTGCCCGCGGCGTGGGCGGCGGGCGATCTCAAGGCGGACCAGTGGCGCACCCTCGCCCGGGCGCGGGCGATCGAGAACACCGCCGTCGTGCTCGCGGTCGGGCAGGCGGGCAAGGGCGTGACCGGCCGCTCGCTCCTCGTGGGGCCCGACGGTCAGGTGGGGCTCGAGCTGGGCGAGCGTGCCGAGCTGCGCAGCGCCGACCTCGACCCCGCGGCCCTGGCGAGCGTGCGCGAGCGCAACCCGTCGCTCGCCAACCGCCGCTACGCCGTCGTCCCCCGGGACTGA
- a CDS encoding DUF4307 domain-containing protein: MTNETTAPQPTPGAPLRPPAGRYGPEPTERRRRLAVVGIVLVAIVGLAITLVIGLRYANEPVRFKDFGYTVVSPERVDVTFEVYMDPGTTATCTLDALAESFAQVGTVDVTVGPVEVAESRYTVSVATSELATTGIVQSCRVAP; encoded by the coding sequence ATGACGAACGAGACCACCGCCCCGCAGCCGACCCCGGGCGCACCCCTGCGACCGCCGGCGGGCCGCTACGGCCCCGAGCCGACGGAACGACGTCGGCGCCTGGCCGTCGTCGGGATCGTCCTCGTCGCGATCGTCGGGCTCGCGATCACGCTCGTCATCGGGCTGCGGTACGCGAACGAGCCGGTGCGGTTCAAGGACTTCGGCTACACGGTCGTGAGCCCGGAGCGGGTCGACGTGACGTTCGAGGTCTACATGGACCCGGGGACCACGGCGACGTGCACGCTCGACGCCCTCGCGGAGAGCTTCGCCCAGGTCGGGACGGTCGACGTGACGGTCGGCCCGGTCGAGGTCGCGGAGTCCCGGTACACCGTGAGCGTGGCGACCTCCGAGCTCGCCACGACGGGCATCGTCCAGTCCTGCCGCGTCGCCCCCTGA
- the ilvA gene encoding threonine ammonia-lyase, with product MTSGPVPVTLDDVRDAARLLDGVAYRTPVQTTRAISEAAGVRVLLKCENLQRAGSFKVRGAYVRMARLSEEEKARGVVAASAGNHAQGVAFAAGLLGIRAVVYMPVDAALPKVAATRQYGAEVRLVGADVDETLAAARAEADRTGAVFIHPFDHPDVVAGQATIALEILEQVPDVRTVIAPLGGGGLVAGLAAAFAQAAPDVRVIGVQAERAAAYPGSLSAGTPTTARLAATMADGIAVGTPGAVPFGILAQHGVEVRTVTEEEISRSLLMVAERAKLLVEPAGATGVAALLSGTAAVDAGAADPVEGPVVVVLSGGNIDPLVLLRVVRHGLAAAGRYIQLQVLLDDRPGALARMLEVIATKRGNIMHIDHDRTDVGLAIGEAWVRMQVETKGPEHCDELVAHLRSEGYRVERSDGGSPGL from the coding sequence GTGACCTCGGGGCCGGTACCGGTCACGCTCGACGACGTCCGCGACGCCGCCCGCCTGCTCGACGGCGTCGCGTACCGCACCCCGGTCCAGACGACGCGCGCCATCAGCGAGGCCGCCGGCGTCCGCGTGCTGCTCAAGTGCGAGAACCTCCAGCGCGCAGGGTCGTTCAAGGTGCGCGGCGCGTACGTGCGCATGGCGCGACTGAGCGAGGAGGAGAAGGCTCGCGGCGTCGTCGCGGCGAGCGCGGGCAACCACGCGCAGGGCGTTGCTTTCGCGGCCGGTCTGCTCGGCATCCGTGCCGTCGTCTACATGCCGGTGGACGCCGCGCTGCCCAAGGTCGCGGCGACGCGCCAGTACGGCGCCGAGGTCCGGCTCGTCGGCGCGGACGTGGACGAGACGCTCGCCGCCGCGCGCGCCGAGGCCGACCGCACCGGCGCCGTGTTCATCCACCCGTTCGACCACCCCGACGTCGTGGCCGGGCAGGCGACGATCGCGCTGGAGATCCTCGAGCAGGTGCCCGACGTCCGGACCGTGATCGCGCCGCTCGGCGGCGGCGGGCTCGTCGCGGGGCTCGCGGCGGCGTTCGCGCAGGCCGCCCCGGACGTGCGGGTGATCGGGGTGCAGGCGGAGCGGGCCGCCGCCTACCCGGGCTCGCTCTCCGCCGGGACGCCGACGACGGCGCGGCTCGCCGCGACGATGGCCGACGGCATCGCCGTCGGCACGCCGGGAGCGGTGCCGTTCGGGATCCTGGCGCAGCACGGCGTCGAGGTGCGCACGGTGACCGAGGAGGAGATCTCCCGGTCGCTGCTCATGGTCGCCGAGCGCGCCAAGCTGCTCGTCGAGCCTGCCGGGGCCACCGGCGTCGCCGCGCTCCTCTCCGGGACGGCGGCCGTCGACGCGGGCGCGGCGGACCCGGTCGAGGGTCCGGTCGTCGTCGTGCTGTCCGGGGGGAACATCGACCCCCTCGTGCTGCTGCGGGTCGTGCGGCACGGCCTCGCCGCCGCCGGCCGGTACATCCAGCTCCAGGTGCTGCTCGACGACCGTCCCGGCGCCCTCGCGCGGATGCTCGAGGTCATCGCGACGAAGCGCGGCAACATCATGCACATCGACCACGACCGCACCGACGTGGGCCTCGCGATCGGCGAGGCCTGGGTGCGCATGCAGGTCGAGACCAAGGGGCCGGAGCACTGCGACGAGCTCGTCGCGCACCTGCGCTCCGAGGGCTACCGCGTCGAGCGCAGCGACGGCGGCTCGCCCGGCCTCTGA